The Deltaproteobacteria bacterium genome contains a region encoding:
- a CDS encoding NUDIX hydrolase, whose translation MKTERQISSGGVIFRKTLEQTYVALISVKNGKVWTLPKGLVEKGENIARTAHREVKEETGLDGKIIKNIGHIQYFYCHKENDEMIRFFKIVYFFLMEYADGDVQDHDTEVTDCQWFPIDDAIQLVRYEDEKGILKKARDMIVKRTF comes from the coding sequence GTGAAAACAGAAAGACAAATCTCATCAGGTGGTGTAATCTTCCGCAAGACTCTTGAACAGACTTATGTGGCGCTTATTTCTGTAAAAAACGGCAAGGTCTGGACACTCCCCAAGGGTCTTGTGGAAAAGGGTGAAAATATTGCAAGGACTGCACATAGAGAGGTAAAAGAGGAGACAGGACTTGATGGCAAAATTATAAAAAACATCGGGCATATTCAGTACTTCTACTGTCATAAAGAAAATGATGAGATGATACGGTTTTTCAAAATCGTGTATTTCTTTTTAATGGAATATGCAGATGGAGATGTCCAAGACCATGATACAGAGGTGACAGACTGCCAGTGGTTTCCAATTGATGATGCAATCCAACTGGTTAGATATGAAGATGAAAAGGGGATACTTAAAAAGGCAAGGGATATGATTGTAAAAAGAACCTTTTGA
- a CDS encoding aconitate hydratase — MGKNITQKIIESHLVSGETTPGKEIAIKIDQTLTQDATGTMAYLQFEAMGVPRVKTKRSVSYVDHNTLQYGGFENADDHRFLQTLAAKYGIYFSKPGNGICHQVHLERFGVPGETMLGSDSHTPTCGGLGMLAIGAGGLDVAVAMGGGPFNLTSPKVVLVNLKGKLKPWVSAKDVILELLRKLTVKGGVGKVIEYGGEGIKNLTVPERATITNMGAELGATTSIFPSDEITREFLKAQKREGDWKELLPDPDAKYDEEIKINLSKLEPMLAKPHSPDAICKVSDVEGMKVDQICVGSCTNSSYKDLMTVAEVFHKGGFKVHPDVNLTISPGSKQVLEMISLNKGLAHLIEAGARILEATCGPCIGNGQSPSSKAVSLRTFNRNFEGRSGTKDAQVYLCSPEVAAAASIYGVITDPRKLGKFPKIKMPKEFLIDDSMIIPPAKDPSKVEVLRGPNIKELPKAQIPGQSIKGNALIKLGDNITTDHITPAGTWLKYRSNVPKYSESVFSAIDAQFHEKAKAQGGGFVMGGENYGQGSSREHAALCPMYLGIKAVLAKSFARIHKDNLINFGILPLTFANAGDYDAVEQGDELELRLDNLANSEAVTLKNISKNKDMQLKHGFSARQIEIIMAGGLLNFTKKQAA, encoded by the coding sequence ATGGGTAAAAATATTACTCAAAAAATAATAGAGAGTCATCTTGTGTCTGGCGAGACGACTCCGGGCAAAGAGATTGCCATAAAAATTGACCAGACTTTGACGCAGGATGCAACAGGCACAATGGCGTATCTTCAGTTTGAAGCAATGGGCGTGCCAAGGGTCAAGACAAAAAGGTCTGTAAGTTATGTTGACCACAACACCCTTCAATACGGCGGTTTTGAAAATGCAGATGACCACAGATTTTTGCAGACACTGGCAGCAAAATACGGCATATATTTTTCAAAGCCGGGAAATGGTATATGCCATCAGGTTCACCTTGAAAGGTTCGGCGTGCCGGGAGAGACAATGCTCGGCTCTGACAGCCACACCCCGACATGCGGCGGACTCGGAATGCTTGCAATAGGCGCAGGCGGGCTGGATGTCGCTGTTGCAATGGGCGGGGGCCCATTTAATTTAACATCTCCAAAGGTTGTTCTTGTAAATCTTAAGGGCAAATTAAAACCTTGGGTATCTGCAAAGGATGTAATCCTTGAACTCTTAAGAAAACTCACTGTCAAGGGCGGAGTTGGAAAGGTTATTGAATACGGCGGCGAGGGGATAAAGAATTTAACCGTGCCTGAAAGGGCAACCATAACAAATATGGGCGCTGAACTTGGCGCTACAACATCCATATTCCCAAGCGATGAGATTACAAGGGAGTTTCTAAAAGCACAGAAAAGGGAGGGGGACTGGAAGGAACTGCTGCCTGACCCTGATGCAAAATATGACGAGGAAATCAAAATAAACTTATCTAAACTTGAGCCAATGCTTGCAAAACCGCACTCCCCTGATGCAATATGCAAGGTATCTGATGTTGAGGGCATGAAGGTTGACCAGATTTGCGTGGGCAGCTGCACAAACTCATCATACAAGGATTTGATGACAGTTGCTGAAGTTTTTCACAAAGGCGGTTTCAAGGTTCATCCTGATGTCAATCTTACAATCTCACCTGGTTCAAAACAGGTGCTTGAGATGATAAGTCTGAACAAAGGGCTGGCTCATCTTATTGAAGCAGGTGCAAGGATTTTAGAGGCAACATGCGGTCCGTGTATAGGTAATGGTCAATCACCGTCATCAAAAGCCGTATCCTTAAGGACATTCAACAGGAACTTTGAAGGAAGGAGCGGGACAAAGGATGCGCAGGTCTATCTTTGCAGTCCGGAGGTTGCGGCAGCGGCAAGCATTTACGGCGTAATAACAGACCCGAGAAAACTCGGCAAATTCCCGAAAATAAAGATGCCAAAGGAATTTTTGATAGACGATTCCATGATTATTCCACCTGCAAAAGACCCGTCAAAGGTTGAGGTATTAAGGGGTCCTAATATTAAAGAACTTCCAAAGGCACAAATACCGGGGCAAAGCATCAAAGGGAATGCGCTTATAAAACTTGGTGACAACATCACAACAGACCACATAACACCGGCAGGAACATGGCTAAAGTACCGGTCAAATGTGCCAAAATATTCAGAGTCCGTTTTTTCCGCAATTGACGCCCAGTTCCATGAAAAGGCAAAGGCACAAGGCGGTGGGTTTGTTATGGGCGGTGAAAACTACGGACAGGGTTCTTCAAGGGAACATGCAGCATTGTGTCCGATGTATCTTGGCATAAAGGCTGTTCTTGCAAAATCTTTTGCAAGAATCCATAAGGACAATCTCATAAACTTCGGCATACTGCCGCTAACATTTGCAAATGCAGGAGATTATGATGCAGTGGAGCAGGGCGATGAACTTGAGTTGAGACTTGATAATCTGGCAAACAGTGAAGCAGTTACGCTTAAAAATATCTCAAAGAATAAGGACATGCAGTTAAAGCACGGCTTCAGCGCTAGGCAGATAGAGATAATTATGGCTGGCGGACTTTTGAACTTCACAAAGAAACAGGCAGCGTAG
- the pyrF gene encoding orotidine-5'-phosphate decarboxylase, which yields MTTHLSPKDRIIFPLDVPNLKEARRFVRLLKKDIDVFKIGLELFVSEGPDIIRMVKKEGGAKIFLDMKFHDIPETVRRAYAAASRHGVDFVTVHCDDTSLLKSAANGSSQKTKVLGVTVLTSLSGKNLKEMGLRKELQNPLKLVLHRAELAKKAGCSGVVCSGLEVRYVKKALGRDFITVCPGIRPVWGDVKKDDQKRFVTPYEAVKNGADYIVVGRPVRDAINPVLAAKMVADEIGTGLDFVNQCSK from the coding sequence ATGACCACACACCTTTCCCCAAAAGACCGCATAATATTTCCTCTTGATGTGCCGAATCTGAAAGAGGCACGAAGATTTGTAAGACTCCTTAAAAAGGATATAGATGTCTTCAAGATAGGGCTTGAACTTTTTGTAAGTGAAGGACCCGATATTATCAGGATGGTTAAAAAAGAAGGCGGGGCAAAGATATTCCTTGATATGAAATTCCATGACATCCCTGAAACTGTGCGTAGGGCATACGCAGCAGCAAGCAGGCATGGTGTGGATTTTGTAACAGTCCATTGTGATGACACTAGTTTACTCAAATCAGCTGCTAACGGCTCATCACAAAAAACAAAGGTTCTGGGAGTTACTGTTTTAACGAGTCTTTCAGGAAAAAACCTTAAAGAGATGGGTTTGAGAAAAGAATTACAAAACCCCCTAAAACTTGTTTTACACCGTGCAGAACTTGCAAAAAAGGCAGGCTGCAGCGGTGTTGTATGTTCAGGGCTTGAGGTAAGATATGTTAAAAAGGCGCTTGGCAGGGATTTTATAACCGTATGTCCGGGTATAAGACCTGTATGGGGAGATGTAAAAAAGGATGACCAGAAGAGATTTGTAACTCCATATGAGGCTGTTAAAAACGGCGCTGATTATATTGTTGTAGGAAGACCTGTCAGGGACGCTATAAATCCTGTCCTCGCTGCAAAAATGGTTGCGGATGAAATTGGCACAGGTTTAGATTTTGTTAATCAATGTTCAAAATAG
- a CDS encoding EamA family transporter, with product MLWVILAFTTAFSLATADALSKKAMTKSNEYVIAWVREGYALPFIALAFIFIPIPHLDKQFWISTIVLLPLEIIAIILYVKAVNISPLSLTIPFMALSPAFVIVISYILLGELPDKSGFIGILLIVLGAYLLNANGNSKGKGLLFPLKAIVKEKGSVFMIIVSLIYSITSTIGKIAVQHSSPVFFGFFYPFLLTIILSVILGIRGCFQQIVSRPRMFLIIGFVTSIMIVSHFMAISMADVAYVISIKRTNLIFSIVYGTIIFKEVNIRERMLGSMVMLAGVVSITLF from the coding sequence ATGCTCTGGGTAATCCTTGCCTTTACTACTGCTTTTTCTCTTGCAACTGCTGATGCCTTAAGTAAAAAGGCAATGACAAAGAGTAATGAGTATGTCATAGCATGGGTAAGAGAGGGGTATGCACTCCCGTTTATTGCCCTTGCCTTTATATTTATCCCTATACCGCATCTGGACAAACAGTTCTGGATTTCTACTATTGTACTACTTCCGCTGGAGATTATTGCAATCATCCTTTATGTAAAGGCAGTGAATATCTCGCCTCTGTCACTGACCATACCATTTATGGCATTAAGTCCTGCATTTGTAATTGTCATATCCTATATTCTGCTTGGTGAATTACCGGATAAGTCAGGATTTATAGGCATACTCCTTATTGTACTAGGGGCATACCTGTTGAATGCAAATGGGAACAGTAAGGGTAAGGGTCTTCTTTTTCCTTTAAAGGCAATAGTAAAAGAAAAAGGCTCAGTGTTTATGATTATAGTCTCGTTAATATACAGCATAACCTCTACTATCGGAAAGATTGCAGTTCAGCACTCAAGCCCTGTATTTTTCGGTTTCTTCTATCCCTTTCTTCTGACCATTATCCTATCAGTAATTCTTGGCATAAGAGGCTGTTTTCAGCAGATTGTATCAAGACCCAGAATGTTTTTAATCATAGGGTTTGTTACATCAATAATGATTGTATCTCACTTCATGGCAATCAGTATGGCTGATGTTGCCTATGTAATATCTATAAAAAGGACAAACCTCATTTTTAGTATAGTTTATGGGACAATTATATTTAAGGAGGTGAATATAAGAGAAAGGATGTTAGGTTCTATGGTTATGTTGGCAGGTGTTGTTTCTATCACACTATTTTGA
- the smc gene encoding chromosome segregation protein SMC, with amino-acid sequence MKIKKIEILGFKSFIDKTVITFPKGVTAIVGPNGCGKSNIVDAIRWVLGEQNARHLRGKLMEDIIFAGSETRKQIGMAEVVLTLSNEDGIAPQEYVNFTEIEISRKLFRSGDSEYYINKVESRLKDIVDLFTDTGIGTRAYSIIEQGQVGWLVTAKPDERRILFEEAAGINKYKHRKDAAVRRLDATKENITRVNDIINEVKRQLNSLNRQAKKAERYKVLRDELKDIELFLSLAEYKRLEDGKKEARTNLERLKEKDMEISASINQKEILLEDLRIRYIKEETELKEIKSLLLSIGDSIQTRERTVELNEIRIRELKRNEDRLLKEIDELNCHKQKVGDELEELKKSAEEIFNAIKVKEDELISEEKIFSHISEMLSHKDKELKDKSAVLADIIAKISHIKNVLHVCLKDEDTLHLKTGKAEREKNEIEKIACIKERGISELKEKNKEADFIKRETEGKEGATIQEVKALEEKLLQIDIEQKSDKEALAVTSSRLSTLKEFEDSLEGFQDGVRSILKNKQGAGIHGILAEFIETSPEYEKAVEAVMGEKLKYVVVDGLNDSILAVEYLKTNELGRGSFVPIDIKGYASVGRNPNLKTDAGDINAEPLLNHVRAKIGHASVINYILSDCLVVKSLKDAALIWNLNGMGKTVVTMEGEIIDACGIVTGGSSRENAGGILQKKREIKELSSKSYELEQKVVKMDRDILDLKNKIDTAKKELEELRRLRHSKDIELAGIEGSIRQEESELARLKERLNVVDFEIEESKIQLMDTAKKKTELAVERESLEDSRSKTQDIVTALEQEVSNLSKRKESIYSSLTEIRVAIASLRERYDALRYKQIEKGQFIGDAVNRITAKKDEISAGTIEIHNIESNLHDIQKEILNHLKQKDDTRKIEIVQEEGLNKTRAEISSIDSALKSMKHELNIVHENINSINLELNGLRLKSSHLLEKMNEKYGVRIDAYMPSEEFNTMERNTVLNRLEELKTQIDSLGEVSLSALDEYAELERRHQFLLDQQTDLTNSIETLKKAINRINRTTRQRFIDTFDAINTKFQEVFPVFFPGGRAEIRLVDEEDILESGIEIAAQPQGKRLQGINLLSGGEKAMTATALIFSIFLIKPSPFCLLDEVDAPLDDANINRFNAFLKEMAKKSQFILITHNKGTMEIADTLFGITMEEPGISKVVSVDLNS; translated from the coding sequence ATGAAGATTAAAAAAATAGAAATACTAGGCTTTAAATCATTTATTGATAAAACTGTAATTACCTTTCCAAAAGGTGTAACAGCAATTGTTGGCCCGAATGGCTGCGGCAAGAGTAATATCGTTGATGCGATTCGCTGGGTGCTTGGTGAACAAAATGCAAGGCATCTGAGAGGAAAATTAATGGAGGACATAATATTTGCAGGGAGTGAGACGCGGAAACAGATCGGCATGGCTGAAGTTGTATTGACACTCTCAAATGAAGATGGCATTGCCCCTCAGGAATATGTGAATTTTACAGAGATAGAAATTTCAAGAAAACTCTTCCGATCAGGCGATAGTGAATATTATATAAACAAGGTGGAATCCAGATTAAAAGATATTGTTGACCTTTTCACTGACACGGGTATCGGCACAAGGGCATATTCCATCATTGAACAGGGACAGGTGGGATGGCTTGTAACTGCAAAACCTGATGAGAGGCGAATCTTGTTTGAAGAGGCTGCTGGCATAAACAAATACAAGCATAGAAAGGACGCAGCAGTTAGAAGGTTGGATGCAACAAAAGAGAACATTACAAGGGTAAACGATATTATAAACGAAGTAAAAAGGCAGTTGAATTCTCTTAACCGTCAGGCAAAAAAGGCGGAAAGATATAAGGTCTTAAGAGATGAACTTAAAGACATAGAATTATTCCTGTCGCTAGCAGAATATAAAAGGTTGGAAGACGGCAAAAAAGAGGCAAGAACAAATCTTGAAAGATTAAAAGAAAAAGATATGGAGATTTCTGCCAGCATAAACCAGAAAGAGATTTTGCTGGAAGACTTGCGGATAAGATATATTAAAGAAGAGACTGAACTAAAAGAGATAAAATCCCTGCTTTTAAGCATAGGGGATTCTATTCAGACAAGGGAAAGGACTGTAGAACTTAATGAAATAAGGATTAGGGAACTGAAAAGAAACGAAGATAGGCTCCTTAAAGAAATAGATGAATTGAACTGCCATAAACAAAAGGTGGGTGACGAGTTAGAGGAATTAAAAAAATCTGCGGAAGAAATTTTTAATGCAATAAAAGTAAAAGAAGATGAACTTATTAGTGAAGAAAAGATTTTTAGCCACATCTCAGAAATGCTGTCTCATAAGGATAAGGAACTGAAAGATAAAAGTGCTGTCCTTGCTGATATAATAGCAAAAATATCCCATATAAAAAATGTATTGCATGTCTGCCTGAAAGACGAAGACACCCTCCATCTGAAAACAGGCAAGGCAGAAAGGGAAAAAAATGAAATAGAAAAGATTGCCTGTATTAAAGAAAGGGGTATCTCTGAATTAAAGGAAAAGAACAAAGAGGCAGACTTCATAAAAAGAGAGACTGAGGGTAAAGAAGGCGCTACTATTCAAGAGGTCAAAGCCCTTGAAGAAAAACTGCTTCAAATAGACATAGAGCAAAAGTCTGATAAAGAGGCACTTGCTGTAACATCTTCAAGGCTTTCTACACTTAAAGAGTTTGAAGATAGTCTTGAGGGTTTTCAGGATGGGGTCAGGTCAATACTTAAAAATAAACAGGGGGCAGGTATTCATGGCATACTTGCTGAGTTTATAGAAACATCACCTGAATATGAAAAGGCTGTTGAGGCAGTCATGGGTGAGAAACTTAAGTATGTAGTGGTAGATGGCTTAAATGACAGCATTCTGGCAGTAGAATATCTTAAAACTAATGAACTCGGCAGAGGCAGTTTTGTCCCAATTGATATTAAGGGATATGCATCAGTTGGCAGAAATCCCAATCTAAAAACAGATGCAGGCGATATAAATGCAGAACCTCTGCTCAATCATGTCAGGGCAAAAATCGGCCATGCCTCTGTAATAAATTATATTTTGTCAGATTGCCTTGTTGTAAAAAGCCTTAAGGATGCCGCTTTGATATGGAATTTAAACGGCATGGGTAAAACCGTTGTTACTATGGAAGGAGAGATTATTGATGCCTGCGGTATAGTAACAGGAGGAAGCAGCAGGGAGAATGCAGGTGGTATTCTGCAAAAAAAGAGGGAAATAAAGGAACTCTCATCCAAGTCATACGAGTTAGAGCAAAAGGTTGTGAAAATGGATAGAGATATATTGGACTTAAAAAATAAAATAGACACTGCAAAAAAAGAACTTGAGGAATTAAGAAGATTGCGACATTCAAAAGATATAGAACTGGCAGGCATTGAAGGCAGTATAAGACAAGAGGAATCTGAACTTGCAAGACTTAAGGAAAGATTAAATGTGGTTGATTTTGAAATAGAAGAATCAAAAATACAACTAATGGATACTGCAAAGAAGAAGACAGAACTTGCCGTGGAACGAGAGTCTCTTGAAGATAGTCGCAGTAAAACACAAGACATTGTAACTGCACTTGAGCAGGAGGTTTCAAATCTGTCAAAGAGAAAAGAGTCCATCTACAGCAGTTTAACAGAGATAAGGGTAGCAATTGCTTCATTAAGAGAAAGATACGATGCCTTGAGATATAAACAGATAGAAAAGGGGCAGTTTATTGGTGATGCAGTAAATAGAATAACTGCAAAGAAAGACGAAATCAGTGCCGGGACAATAGAAATCCACAATATTGAATCTAATCTGCATGATATACAAAAAGAGATTTTAAACCATTTAAAGCAGAAGGATGACACCCGCAAAATAGAGATAGTTCAGGAAGAGGGTCTCAATAAAACAAGGGCTGAAATTAGTAGTATTGATAGTGCCCTTAAATCCATGAAGCATGAACTGAATATTGTGCATGAAAATATAAATAGCATAAATCTTGAATTAAATGGACTGAGGCTCAAGTCTTCTCATCTTCTGGAAAAGATGAATGAAAAGTATGGCGTGAGGATAGATGCGTATATGCCTTCTGAAGAATTCAATACAATGGAAAGAAATACTGTATTAAACAGATTAGAGGAATTGAAGACCCAGATAGATTCTCTTGGAGAGGTGAGCCTTTCTGCCCTTGATGAATATGCCGAACTGGAAAGAAGACATCAGTTCCTCCTGGACCAGCAGACCGATTTGACCAATTCCATTGAAACACTTAAGAAGGCAATAAACAGGATTAACAGGACAACAAGGCAGCGGTTCATAGATACATTTGATGCAATAAATACAAAGTTTCAGGAGGTTTTCCCTGTATTCTTTCCGGGCGGCAGGGCAGAGATCAGGCTTGTTGATGAAGAGGACATACTTGAAAGTGGGATAGAAATCGCTGCCCAGCCTCAGGGTAAAAGATTACAGGGTATAAACCTGCTGTCAGGCGGAGAAAAGGCAATGACAGCAACTGCCCTTATCTTTTCAATATTCCTTATAAAACCAAGTCCATTTTGCCTGCTTGACGAGGTTGACGCACCGTTGGATGATGCAAATATAAACAGGTTTAATGCCTTCCTTAAAGAGATGGCAAAAAAATCCCAATTCATACTTATAACCCACAATAAAGGTACCATGGAAATTGCCGATACCCTTTTTGGCATAACTATGGAAGAACCGGGAATATCAAAGGTTGTATCTGTAGACTTAAATTCATAA
- the rpsI gene encoding 30S ribosomal protein S9 gives MSEISLSGTGRRKTSVARVILKHGSGNIVVNGKPMDNYFGRETLQMIIRQPLQLTKTLNKYDINVNVDGGGVSSQAGAIRHGIARSLLKSNPDLRLTLKKAGFLTRDPRMKERKKYGQKAARKRFQFSKR, from the coding sequence ATGAGTGAAATATCTTTAAGTGGCACAGGAAGAAGAAAGACCTCTGTTGCAAGGGTTATATTAAAACATGGAAGCGGCAATATTGTTGTTAATGGCAAACCAATGGATAATTACTTTGGCCGCGAGACACTGCAGATGATAATCAGACAGCCGCTGCAATTAACAAAGACCCTTAATAAGTATGATATAAATGTAAATGTAGACGGCGGAGGAGTATCAAGTCAGGCAGGTGCAATTCGTCATGGTATTGCGCGGTCACTTCTAAAATCAAATCCTGACCTTCGTTTAACTCTAAAAAAAGCGGGATTCTTAACAAGGGACCCAAGGATGAAGGAACGAAAGAAATATGGACAGAAGGCTGCCAGAAAACGATTCCAGTTTTCAAAACGATAA